A DNA window from Pseudomonas wuhanensis contains the following coding sequences:
- a CDS encoding amidase, translating into MSRRSFIRRRPFSTLLLVLLIALLGWVWQERVALWAFPDIISAYTAKEYCSCRYVMNNSAEYCQGYVKQYLPTSGFVDDAASKQVTVDGMGRSNSAQWIGERQGCRLQP; encoded by the coding sequence ATGAGCCGCCGCAGTTTTATTCGTCGTCGGCCGTTCAGCACGCTGTTGCTGGTGCTGCTGATCGCCTTGCTCGGCTGGGTCTGGCAGGAACGTGTGGCGCTGTGGGCCTTCCCCGACATCATCAGCGCCTACACCGCCAAGGAATACTGCTCGTGCCGTTATGTGATGAATAATTCGGCCGAGTATTGCCAGGGTTATGTGAAGCAGTATTTGCCCACCAGCGGTTTCGTCGATGACGCCGCCAGCAAGCAGGTGACGGTCGACGGGATGGGGCGCAGCAATAGCGCACAGTGGATCGGCGAGCGCCAAGGCTGCCGCCTGCAACCCTGA
- a CDS encoding ArsR/SmtB family transcription factor — MTIDLDEIIKALAHPVRRDILIWLKDPKVQFPEQLHNHEYGICAGQIDQRCGLSQSTVSAHLATLQRAGLISSQKAGQWHFFKRNEDVIQAFLDAIVKELSAPTRN, encoded by the coding sequence ATGACCATCGACCTCGACGAAATAATAAAAGCGCTGGCACACCCAGTACGCCGAGACATCCTCATCTGGCTGAAAGACCCCAAGGTCCAGTTCCCGGAACAACTCCACAACCATGAGTACGGCATCTGCGCCGGACAGATCGATCAACGCTGCGGCCTGTCGCAGTCGACCGTGTCCGCCCATTTGGCGACCTTGCAACGGGCGGGATTGATCAGCAGCCAGAAGGCCGGTCAATGGCATTTTTTCAAACGCAACGAGGACGTGATTCAGGCGTTCCTCGATGCCATCGTCAAGGAGCTCAGCGCTCCGACAAGGAACTGA
- a CDS encoding acyl-CoA dehydrogenase, whose product MPWQSLLNRRDRLPANPDLGEGFATLLQQLGAVTPFELAVVGGRLMATPGLAFLVGYQAALRMLWPSAPLSLGALCATEQRSLRVADMQTRLRDLRLSGRKDFVTAGDAADWLLVAARSEEPGEVPRLNLAVVYPGEPGVRLEKLAPMPLMPDIGHGRLFLDNALCELLAGDGWDAYVKPFRTLEDIYVLSAMTAWLFGVGQDSDWPQTLQLRLLALLAGCAEVSRQAPNNPAGHVLLGGLFAQFDGLKAEVNQALADGPPEWAAMWQRDQSVMDLAAGARGKRLAKALAGLS is encoded by the coding sequence ATGCCCTGGCAATCTCTGTTGAACCGCCGCGATCGTCTGCCCGCCAACCCGGACCTGGGCGAAGGCTTTGCAACCTTGTTGCAACAGTTGGGCGCGGTGACGCCGTTCGAACTGGCGGTGGTCGGTGGACGGCTGATGGCGACACCGGGGCTGGCGTTTCTGGTGGGTTATCAGGCGGCTTTGCGCATGCTCTGGCCGAGCGCGCCGCTGAGCCTCGGCGCGTTGTGTGCGACCGAACAGCGCAGTTTGCGGGTGGCGGACATGCAGACCAGGTTGCGCGATCTGCGCCTGAGCGGGCGCAAGGATTTCGTCACCGCCGGCGATGCCGCCGACTGGTTGCTGGTGGCTGCTCGCAGTGAAGAACCCGGCGAAGTGCCGCGCTTGAACCTTGCGGTGGTTTACCCCGGCGAACCGGGTGTACGTCTGGAAAAGCTCGCGCCGATGCCACTGATGCCGGACATAGGCCACGGCCGGTTGTTTCTCGACAACGCACTGTGTGAATTGCTGGCGGGGGATGGTTGGGATGCTTACGTCAAACCGTTCCGAACCCTGGAAGACATCTATGTGCTGAGCGCCATGACTGCGTGGCTGTTCGGCGTTGGCCAGGACAGCGACTGGCCGCAAACCTTGCAACTGCGCTTGCTGGCGCTGCTGGCCGGGTGCGCGGAAGTCAGCCGCCAGGCGCCGAACAATCCGGCTGGGCATGTGTTGCTGGGCGGGTTGTTTGCGCAGTTCGATGGGCTCAAGGCTGAAGTGAATCAGGCCCTGGCCGATGGCCCGCCAGAATGGGCGGCGATGTGGCAGCGCGATCAGAGCGTGATGGATTTAGCGGCCGGGGCGCGGGGGAAACGGTTGGCCAAGGCGTTGGCGGGATTGTCGTAA
- a CDS encoding phospholipase D-like domain-containing protein: protein MRGAIFPWREGNRFELLIDGPQFFPRMLVAIARAEEQVELELYLVEAGACAEAMVQALVQAAERGVRVRCLFDDYGSLAFTLTLRQRLTAAGVELRFYNRLSWRRWVGNFYRDHRKLLLVDQCLAVVGGTGVTDEFWTPGEDTSEWHEVMVEIVGPLVIDWQLLFDRQWIANRYRRAWKPAAHFGLPRLPRVPAMGGGMGRVAYADARQHRDILQSLVRALNSGQRRIWLATPYFLPTWKVRRSLRRAAARGVDVRLLLTGPRTDHPSVRYAGHRYYPRLLRAGVKIFEYQPCFLHLKMVLIDDWVSIGSCNFDHWNLRFNLEANLEALDPGLTRAVAASFENDFALSQEVSLEAWKRRPLWRRVKQRVWGWVDRLVVNLLDRRG, encoded by the coding sequence ATGCGTGGCGCAATTTTCCCGTGGCGCGAAGGCAACCGCTTTGAACTGCTGATCGATGGTCCGCAGTTTTTTCCGCGAATGCTGGTGGCGATTGCCCGCGCCGAAGAACAAGTCGAACTGGAGCTGTATCTGGTGGAAGCGGGGGCTTGCGCCGAGGCCATGGTCCAGGCGCTGGTCCAGGCGGCCGAACGCGGCGTGCGGGTGCGTTGCCTGTTCGATGACTATGGCAGCCTGGCCTTTACCCTGACCTTGCGTCAGCGCCTGACGGCCGCCGGTGTCGAGTTGCGTTTCTACAATCGCCTGAGCTGGCGCCGTTGGGTGGGTAACTTCTATCGCGATCACCGCAAGCTGCTGCTGGTGGATCAATGCCTGGCGGTAGTCGGCGGCACCGGTGTCACCGATGAGTTCTGGACGCCAGGCGAAGACACCAGCGAATGGCACGAAGTGATGGTGGAAATCGTCGGCCCGTTGGTGATCGACTGGCAGTTGCTGTTCGACCGCCAATGGATCGCCAACCGCTATCGCCGCGCCTGGAAACCCGCTGCGCACTTCGGTTTGCCGCGCTTGCCGCGAGTGCCGGCCATGGGCGGGGGCATGGGCCGAGTCGCCTATGCCGACGCCCGCCAGCACCGCGATATTCTGCAATCACTGGTTCGCGCGCTGAACAGCGGCCAGCGGCGAATCTGGCTGGCCACGCCGTATTTCCTGCCGACGTGGAAAGTCCGCCGCTCACTGCGCCGGGCGGCGGCTCGTGGTGTCGATGTGCGTCTGCTGCTGACCGGGCCGCGCACCGATCACCCGTCGGTGCGCTACGCCGGGCATCGTTACTACCCGCGTCTGCTCAGGGCCGGGGTGAAGATCTTCGAATACCAGCCGTGTTTCCTGCACCTGAAAATGGTGTTGATCGATGACTGGGTGAGCATCGGCTCATGTAATTTCGATCACTGGAATCTGCGCTTCAATCTGGAGGCCAATCTTGAGGCACTGGACCCTGGGCTGACTCGAGCGGTGGCGGCGAGTTTCGAGAATGACTTTGCCTTGAGCCAGGAAGTCAGTCTCGAGGCGTGGAAGCGCCGACCGTTGTGGCGGCGGGTCAAGCAGAGGGTGTGGGGTTGGGTGGATCGGCTGGTGGTGAATCTGCTGGATCGGCGCGGATAG
- a CDS encoding serine hydrolase domain-containing protein has translation MFKGLSLIFMLLLSLAAHAENWPAEQWSPGPKVTGPALQTLENYAFPPRDDATHQGIRTDALLVIRDGQLVYERYAGPTTAETPHLTWSISKSLMAAVLGVAYGEGLFKLQDPVQKFYPPLEKHPAMTMADLLHWASGLDWQEDYEYAPLKSSVVAMLYTRGHRDMAAFTAEHDEYAKPGQAFRYSSGDSNLLSAALKTIVGPARYPDYPWTALFEPLGIRSAVWEADATGTFVASSYVYLTARDLARVGLLMARDGRWRERQLLPKDWVDFSREPFARYQANQDEAVPGGHWWLNRAVEGATQPWPAAPADTFAALGHWGQAMYVIPSEKLVIVRYGDDRDGSYRHNELLNLALKAFAVKVQP, from the coding sequence ATGTTCAAAGGCTTGTCCCTGATTTTTATGCTGCTGCTCAGCCTCGCGGCCCACGCCGAAAACTGGCCGGCCGAGCAATGGTCGCCCGGCCCGAAAGTCACCGGCCCGGCACTTCAAACCCTGGAAAACTACGCCTTCCCGCCCCGCGACGATGCCACTCACCAAGGCATTCGCACCGATGCCTTGCTGGTAATCCGCGACGGCCAACTCGTCTACGAACGCTACGCCGGCCCGACCACTGCTGAAACGCCGCACCTGACCTGGTCGATCAGCAAAAGCCTGATGGCCGCGGTGCTCGGCGTGGCCTATGGCGAAGGGCTGTTCAAACTCCAGGATCCGGTGCAGAAATTCTATCCACCGCTGGAAAAACACCCCGCCATGACCATGGCCGACCTGCTGCACTGGGCCTCCGGCCTGGACTGGCAGGAAGACTACGAATACGCCCCATTGAAGTCCTCGGTGGTAGCCATGCTCTACACCCGTGGACACCGCGACATGGCCGCATTCACTGCCGAGCACGACGAGTACGCCAAACCCGGTCAGGCATTCCGTTACTCCAGCGGCGACAGCAACCTGCTGTCCGCCGCGCTGAAAACCATCGTTGGCCCGGCCCGTTATCCGGATTATCCATGGACCGCGCTGTTCGAACCTTTGGGGATTCGCAGTGCGGTGTGGGAAGCGGATGCCACGGGCACGTTTGTCGCATCGTCCTACGTCTATCTCACTGCCCGGGATCTGGCGCGGGTCGGCCTGTTGATGGCGCGCGATGGTCGTTGGCGTGAGCGGCAATTGCTGCCCAAAGATTGGGTCGACTTCAGCCGCGAGCCTTTCGCCCGCTATCAAGCCAACCAGGATGAAGCGGTGCCCGGCGGGCATTGGTGGCTCAATCGTGCGGTGGAGGGCGCAACCCAACCCTGGCCCGCCGCCCCCGCCGACACCTTCGCCGCGCTGGGCCATTGGGGCCAGGCGATGTACGTGATTCCCAGCGAAAAGCTGGTGATCGTGCGCTACGGCGATGATCGCGATGGAAGTTATCGGCACAACGAATTGCTCAACCTCGCGCTCAAGGCATTTGCCGTGAAGGTGCAGCCATGA
- the olsB gene encoding L-ornithine N(alpha)-acyltransferase has translation MTQIARISDTGNERRLQAERLVGTEALQEAQALRFNVFSGEFNAKLKGAELGLDMDDYDVHCAHIGVRDLNTGRLVATTRLLDHTAASSLGKFYSEEEFSLHGLVHLKGPILEIGRTCVDPAYRNGGTIAVLWGELAEVLNQGGYSYLMGCASIPMQDGGIQAHAIMQRLRERYLCTEHLRAEPKKPLPTLAIPSNVIAEMPPLLKAYMRLGAKICGEPCWDEDFQVADVFILLKRDELCPRYAKHFKAAV, from the coding sequence ATGACTCAGATCGCCCGCATCAGCGACACCGGCAATGAACGCCGCCTGCAAGCCGAACGCCTGGTGGGCACCGAGGCGTTGCAGGAAGCCCAGGCCTTGCGCTTCAACGTGTTCAGCGGCGAATTCAACGCCAAGCTGAAAGGCGCGGAGCTGGGTCTGGACATGGATGACTATGATGTTCACTGCGCCCACATCGGCGTACGTGACTTGAACACCGGGCGCCTGGTGGCGACCACTCGTTTGCTCGACCACACGGCCGCCAGCAGCCTGGGCAAGTTCTACAGTGAAGAAGAATTCAGCCTGCATGGCCTGGTCCATTTGAAAGGCCCGATCCTGGAAATCGGTCGCACCTGCGTCGACCCGGCCTACCGCAACGGCGGCACTATCGCCGTGCTCTGGGGTGAGCTGGCGGAAGTGCTGAACCAGGGCGGCTACAGCTATTTGATGGGGTGCGCGAGCATACCGATGCAGGACGGCGGCATTCAGGCCCACGCGATCATGCAACGCTTGCGCGAACGTTACCTGTGCACCGAACACCTGCGGGCCGAGCCGAAGAAACCATTGCCGACGCTGGCAATTCCATCGAACGTCATCGCCGAAATGCCGCCACTGCTCAAGGCCTACATGCGCCTGGGGGCGAAAATCTGCGGCGAACCATGCTGGGACGAAGACTTCCAGGTGGCCGACGTGTTCATCCTGCTCAAGCGCGACGAGCTCTGCCCGCGCTACGCCAAGCACTTCAAGGCGGCTGTGTAA
- a CDS encoding lysophospholipid acyltransferase family protein, with amino-acid sequence MSRLRVYARVARVLLVVTLGLSMASVFGLFERLGIAHSMVRRQRWSRFFMARLSNALPFRVTVHGELPKAPMLWVSNHVSWTDIPLLGMLTPLSFLSKAEVRTWPVAGWLAAKAGSLFIRRGSGDSQLIRKQMTRHLEQEHPLLMFPEGTTTDGRSLRTFHGRLLSAAIDSEVALQPVAIRYLRDGELDTLAPFIGDDDLLSHLMRLFANDRGEVEIHLLKPIECQDRERAALAFEAQQAVQRALFGAIPETQQIPMRPAIAA; translated from the coding sequence ATGAGCCGCTTGCGGGTGTACGCGCGAGTTGCGCGAGTGCTTTTGGTGGTGACGCTGGGCTTGAGCATGGCCAGTGTGTTCGGTTTGTTCGAGCGACTGGGGATTGCCCATTCGATGGTCCGTCGCCAGCGCTGGTCGCGGTTTTTCATGGCGCGGCTGAGCAATGCCCTGCCCTTTCGCGTGACCGTGCATGGTGAGTTGCCGAAGGCGCCGATGCTCTGGGTCAGTAATCACGTGTCCTGGACCGACATCCCATTGCTGGGCATGCTCACGCCGCTGTCGTTCCTGTCCAAGGCCGAAGTGCGCACCTGGCCGGTGGCGGGCTGGTTGGCGGCCAAGGCGGGCAGCCTGTTCATTCGCCGTGGTTCAGGCGACAGTCAGCTGATCCGCAAACAAATGACCCGTCATCTGGAGCAGGAACATCCGCTGCTGATGTTCCCCGAAGGCACCACCACCGATGGCCGTTCGCTGCGCACGTTTCATGGTCGTTTGCTGTCCGCGGCGATCGATTCCGAAGTGGCGCTGCAACCGGTGGCGATTCGTTATCTGCGCGATGGCGAACTCGATACCCTGGCACCGTTCATTGGCGATGATGATTTGCTCTCGCACCTGATGCGCTTGTTCGCCAATGATCGGGGTGAAGTGGAGATTCACCTGCTCAAACCGATCGAGTGCCAGGACCGGGAGCGTGCGGCGCTGGCGTTCGAAGCGCAGCAGGCGGTGCAAAGGGCGTTGTTTGGGGCGATTCCGGAAACGCAGCAAATCCCGATGCGCCCGGCTATTGCTGCTTAA
- a CDS encoding YceI family protein, whose translation MFNRFVCKTLAFLLLAGVTVSAQANWYLDGESSRLSFISTKNANISEVQRFLVLHGKVDPKGLAQVEVELESVNSGIPLRDERMRKELFEIQTFPEALITTQIDLRPINDLAPGAQLELRLPLTVNLHGKQHQYNAELLATRLDDRRFQVVTLEPLVISAEDFDLAPGLESLRKVAGLSAISLSVPVGAVLIFTAR comes from the coding sequence ATGTTCAACCGCTTTGTCTGCAAAACCCTCGCCTTCCTGCTGCTGGCCGGTGTCACCGTGTCGGCCCAGGCCAATTGGTATCTGGATGGCGAGTCTTCGCGGCTGTCGTTCATCAGCACTAAAAACGCCAACATCTCCGAAGTGCAGCGCTTTCTGGTGCTGCACGGCAAGGTCGATCCCAAAGGCCTGGCGCAGGTAGAGGTTGAGCTGGAGTCGGTCAACAGCGGCATACCGCTGCGCGACGAACGCATGCGCAAGGAACTGTTCGAGATCCAGACGTTCCCTGAAGCGCTGATTACCACGCAGATCGATCTGCGGCCGATCAACGACCTGGCGCCGGGTGCGCAACTGGAGCTGCGCCTGCCGCTGACCGTCAACCTGCATGGCAAACAACACCAATACAACGCCGAACTGTTGGCGACCCGTCTCGATGACCGGCGCTTTCAAGTGGTGACCCTTGAGCCTTTGGTGATCAGCGCTGAAGATTTCGACCTGGCTCCGGGCCTGGAAAGCTTGCGCAAGGTTGCCGGTTTGTCGGCCATCAGTCTGTCGGTGCCGGTGGGTGCGGTGCTGATTTTCACGGCGCGCTGA
- the bglX gene encoding beta-glucosidase BglX, translated as MKKLCLLGLFVSLASHTALAATTPAPIENKDAFISHLMKQMTLDEKIGQLRLISIGPEMPREMIRKEIAAGNIGGTFNSITRAENRPMQDAAMRSRLKIPMFFAYDVIHGHRTIFPIPLALASSWDMDAIGLSGRIAAKEAAADSLDITFAPMVDISRDPRWGRTSEGFGEDTYLVSRIAGVMVRALQGSGANAADSIMASVKHFALYGAVEGGRDYNVVDMSPVKMYQDYLPPYRAAIDAGAGGVMVALNSINGVPATANTWLMNDLLRKEWGFKGLAVSDHGAIFELIKHGVARDGREAAKLAIKAGIDMSMNDTLYGKELPGLLKSGEIEQKDIDNAVREVLAAKYDMGLFKDPYLRIGKAEDDPADTYAESRLHRAEARDVARRSLVLLKNQGDTLPLKKTAKIALVGPLAKAPIDMMGSWAAAGRPAQSVTLFDGMTHALGAQSTLIYARGANITSDKKILDYLNFLNFDAPEVVDDPRPANVLIDEAVKAAKDADVVVAAVGESRGMSHESSSRTDLNIPANQRELIRALKATGKPLVLVLMNGRPLSILEENEQADAILETWFSGTEGGNAIADVLFGDYNPSGKLPITIPRSVGQIPTYYNHLSIGRPFTPGKPGNYTSQYFEDTTGPLFPFGFGLSYTQFSLTDMALSSTTLNKTGKLDASVVVKNTGKRDGETVVQLYIQDVTGSMIRPVKELKNFQKVLVKAGEQKVVHFTITEDDLKFYNAQLKYAAEPGKFNVQIGLDSQDVTQQSFELL; from the coding sequence ATGAAGAAGCTGTGTTTGCTGGGCCTGTTCGTCAGCCTGGCCAGTCATACCGCATTGGCCGCCACGACGCCCGCACCGATAGAGAACAAGGACGCCTTCATCAGCCACCTGATGAAGCAGATGACCCTCGATGAAAAGATCGGCCAGTTGCGCCTGATCAGCATCGGCCCGGAAATGCCTCGGGAGATGATCCGCAAGGAAATCGCCGCCGGTAATATCGGTGGCACCTTCAACTCGATCACCCGCGCAGAAAACCGTCCGATGCAGGACGCAGCCATGCGCAGCCGGTTGAAGATCCCGATGTTCTTCGCCTATGACGTGATCCACGGCCACCGCACCATTTTCCCGATCCCCCTGGCCCTGGCCTCGAGCTGGGACATGGATGCCATCGGCCTGTCGGGGCGCATCGCCGCCAAGGAAGCCGCAGCTGACAGCCTCGACATCACTTTCGCGCCGATGGTCGACATCTCCCGCGACCCACGCTGGGGGCGCACCTCCGAAGGCTTCGGCGAAGACACCTACCTGGTGTCGCGGATCGCCGGCGTAATGGTCAGGGCCTTGCAGGGCAGCGGTGCGAACGCGGCCGACAGCATCATGGCCAGCGTCAAGCATTTTGCCTTGTACGGCGCGGTCGAGGGCGGTCGCGACTACAACGTCGTCGACATGAGCCCGGTCAAGATGTACCAGGATTACCTGCCGCCGTACCGCGCCGCCATCGACGCCGGTGCCGGCGGGGTGATGGTTGCGCTGAACTCGATCAACGGCGTACCGGCCACTGCCAACACCTGGCTGATGAACGACCTGCTGCGCAAGGAATGGGGCTTCAAGGGCCTGGCGGTCAGCGACCACGGGGCGATTTTCGAGCTGATCAAGCACGGCGTCGCCCGTGACGGTCGAGAAGCGGCGAAGCTGGCAATCAAGGCCGGCATCGACATGAGCATGAACGACACCCTCTACGGCAAAGAGCTGCCGGGGCTGCTCAAATCCGGCGAGATCGAACAGAAAGACATCGACAACGCCGTGCGTGAAGTGCTCGCCGCCAAGTACGACATGGGCCTGTTCAAGGACCCGTACCTGCGCATCGGCAAGGCCGAGGATGACCCGGCCGACACCTACGCCGAAAGCCGCCTGCACCGTGCCGAGGCCCGTGATGTGGCGCGCCGCAGCCTGGTGCTGCTGAAAAACCAGGGCGATACCCTGCCCCTGAAGAAAACCGCGAAAATCGCCCTGGTCGGTCCACTGGCCAAGGCGCCGATCGACATGATGGGCAGCTGGGCCGCCGCCGGCCGTCCCGCGCAATCGGTCACCCTGTTCGACGGCATGACCCATGCACTCGGCGCGCAGTCGACGCTGATCTACGCCCGTGGCGCGAACATCACCAGCGACAAGAAAATCCTCGATTACCTGAACTTCCTCAACTTCGACGCGCCGGAAGTGGTGGATGATCCGCGCCCGGCCAACGTGTTGATCGACGAAGCGGTAAAAGCCGCCAAGGATGCTGATGTGGTGGTGGCCGCGGTGGGCGAATCCCGTGGCATGTCCCACGAATCGTCGAGCCGCACCGACCTGAACATCCCGGCCAACCAGCGCGAGCTGATCAGGGCGTTGAAAGCCACCGGCAAACCGCTGGTGCTGGTATTGATGAATGGCCGTCCGCTGTCGATTCTCGAAGAGAACGAGCAGGCTGACGCGATTCTGGAAACCTGGTTCAGCGGCACCGAAGGCGGCAACGCCATTGCTGACGTGCTGTTCGGCGACTACAACCCGTCGGGCAAACTGCCGATCACCATCCCGCGTTCGGTGGGTCAGATTCCGACCTACTACAACCACCTGAGCATTGGCCGGCCGTTCACTCCGGGCAAACCAGGCAACTACACCTCGCAGTATTTCGAAGACACCACCGGGCCGCTGTTCCCATTCGGCTTCGGCCTGAGCTACACCCAGTTCAGCCTGACCGACATGGCACTGTCGTCGACCACACTGAACAAGACCGGCAAACTTGACGCCAGCGTCGTGGTGAAAAACACCGGCAAGCGTGATGGCGAAACCGTGGTGCAGCTGTACATCCAGGACGTGACCGGTTCGATGATCCGCCCGGTCAAGGAACTGAAGAACTTCCAGAAAGTACTGGTCAAGGCCGGCGAACAGAAAGTCGTGCACTTCACCATCACCGAGGATGACCTGAAGTTCTACAACGCCCAGCTCAAGTACGCCGCGGAACCGGGCAAGTTCAACGTGCAGATCGGCCTGGACTCCCAGGACGTGACGCAGCAGAGCTTTGAGTTGCTGTAA
- a CDS encoding ACP phosphodiesterase: MNYLAHLHLGGQRPGQMLGSLYGDFVKGRLQGQFDPEIETAIQLHRSIDVFTDRHPLVDIALSRFSITRRRYAGIVLDVFFDHCLARDWELYADRPLGQFTSDVYRVLLAEPQLPERLAKIAPHMVANDWLGAYQEFEVLEQVLRGISRRLTRPEELARAMQELRVLYEPLSEDFRLFYPQLQDFAQNYPTT, encoded by the coding sequence ATGAACTATCTCGCACATCTGCACCTCGGTGGCCAGCGCCCCGGTCAAATGCTCGGCAGTCTGTATGGCGATTTCGTCAAAGGGCGGCTGCAAGGGCAGTTCGATCCGGAGATCGAGACGGCCATTCAGTTGCATCGCAGCATCGACGTGTTTACCGATCGCCATCCGCTGGTGGACATCGCCTTGTCGCGGTTTTCCATCACGCGCCGGCGTTACGCCGGGATCGTGCTCGATGTGTTTTTCGACCACTGCCTGGCGCGGGACTGGGAGTTGTATGCCGACCGTCCGCTGGGGCAGTTCACCTCGGATGTTTACCGGGTGCTGTTGGCCGAGCCGCAGTTGCCGGAGCGCCTGGCGAAGATTGCGCCGCACATGGTGGCCAATGACTGGTTGGGGGCTTATCAGGAGTTCGAAGTGCTTGAGCAGGTGTTGCGCGGGATTTCGCGCAGGTTGACCCGGCCGGAGGAGTTGGCGCGGGCGATGCAGGAATTACGGGTATTGTATGAGCCGTTGAGCGAGGATTTCCGGTTGTTCTATCCGCAGTTGCAGGACTTTGCCCAAAACTATCCAACTACATAA